ATTTCAAAAGGGATGCTTTGTGCTCCTGATGAACTTGGAGTAGGCGGTGATCATTCTGGCATATTGATATTAGATAAAAATGCTAAAGTCGGGAAACCATTAGCAGAACATTTCAAAATGGAAGATACAATAATAGAAGTTGATAATAAATCCCTTTCAAATAGACCAGATCTTTGGGGACATATTGGTATGGCTAGAGAGATATCTGCTATTCATGATTTGAAATTCCTGCCTGCCGGCAGGCACGGGAAGAACTATCAATACAACCCAGATAAACTATCCTGCGCTGATTGCGACAAGTTAAGCATAAAAGTTGAAGACCATAAAGATTGTTCTCGTTATATGGCAATTTCGATGAAGGGTATAAAGATAGTTGATTCACCAAAGTGGATGCAAGATAGATTATTGGCCGTAGGGATGAGGCCGATAAATAATATTGTTGATATTACAAACTATATAATGCTGGAGATAGGCCAACCAATGCACGCTTTTGATAGAAATCTAGTAGACAAAATTGTTGTGAGGAAAGCAAAAAAAGGTGAGACAATGGATACTCTTGATGGGGAGGCGAGGGAATTAGATGAAGATATGATTGTAATCGCAGACTCGAAAAAACCTCTAGCACTTGCTGGTGTTATGGGGGGTGCTAACAGTGAAATAAGTAATGAAACTCAGGAAATCATTTTTGAATCTGCTAATTTTGATTTTGTTTCAGTAAGAAAAACTTCAAACAAATTATCCCTAAGGACAGACTCTTCATCTCGTTTTGAAAAAGGGCTTGACCCGAATATGTGTGAGAAGGCTTTAGTTCGAGCTGTTGAGTTGGTTACTGAAATAATACCGGGAGCAGAAATTTCTAGTCAATTATCCGATGAAAAGAAATTTGAATTAAATCTAGGACCAATAGAAATAGAGATTGATTGGTTTGCAAAAATTCTTGGGGTTAAGATTGAAAAGAAGAAGATTTTAGCTAGTTTGGCTAGCCTGGGATTCATTGTTGAAGATATGGATAAAAAAATTAATGTTACAATTCCTACCTGGAGAGCAACAAAAGATATTTCTACCAAAGAAGACGTAGCTGAGGAAGTTGCTCGAATTTTTGGTTATGATAACATTCCGAGCTTGATGCCAAGTCTTTTAATGGAAGCGCCTGAGTTAAATAATGAATTATCTTTGATAAGGAGAATTAGAGAAACCTTAAAAGGATTGTCTCTGTCAGAGGTTTATAATTATTCTTTTGTCGATGAGGCTCAATTAAAAAAAATGGGCGTAGATTCATCTCAGTATTTCAAACTAGCCAACCCTTTAACTGCCAACCAAACCTTGCTAAGACAAAAACTATCAACTAATTTAATCTTAAATGTAAAAACTAATCAAGCGCGTTTTGAGGATTTTGCAATATTTGAGATTGGAAATGTTTTCTTGAGTCATGCTGGGTCTTTTGGAAAAGATAAAAAAAGCGACGAGAAGCTCCCATATCAAGAGAATAGACTAGGGATGCTTTTTGCCTCCGATAAAGAGGATGGTCTTTTTAGGAAAGCGAAAGGTTCTATTGAGGCACTTTTCGCTTCTCTTGGTTTAAAGCTCGCTTTTTGTGAAGCTGATTCTCAATCAAACTGGGCACAAAAAACAAATTCGTCTGATGTTTATTTGGCTGGCCAAAGAGGCACCAAAACTGACATTTTTTTAGGAACCATATCCATGATGGATGGAAAAATATCCAGGAGTCTTGGTATTAAAAAACAGTTTGTAATCGCTGAATTTTTCATGAGCGAGATACTTAAAACAAGTGTAGAGAGAGAGGAAAAAACATATAAACCTATCCCAAAATACCCAGCACTTTTGCGAGACTTGGCTTTTGTAGTAAATAAAAAAATATCTTATAGTGATATCGTTTCCTCTATTTATAAACATAGTGAATACATAGAAAGCATCGAATTATTTGATGTTTACGTTGGTGAGAACATTGGGGGTGATAATAAAAACATAGCTTTCCGAGTAAGATATCAAGCAGATAAAACCTTAACCAATGAAGAAGTGGATGACATTCAAAAAGAATTGTTGAATAAAATGGGTGAAAAATTTGAAGCAGTTATTCGTGATTACTAACCCTCCGAATCCGCCAGCTGGCGGATTCGGAGGGCAAGCCCTAATGTTATTAATATAAATTATTATTAAAAAACCTCCTTCGCTGCCTTGGATGTAGTGTTGGTGGACAGATAAAAATATGTTTGAAACAAGCGCCGACATTCTAAATATAGTTAAAGCAGTATCAATTTTTTCTCTTGCCATGTTTACTTCTTGGGCAATTTATTATTTGGCTCGAACCATGAAAGAGCTTTTTAGATTAATTAAAGAGACCAGAGGCATGTTCAATAAGATAGAAGGAGTAATTGATTCTGTAAAAGAAAAAGTCGAACATTCAACTTCGTACTTGCTTTTAATGAGCGAAGGTGTTAAAAAGTTAGTTGAAGTAATTGGAAACTATACTGCTAAAAAATAGCAGGCGAACCTGCTAGAATAATGAATAATGAATTATGAGTAATGAAAAGATAAAAAGTTTCACTGATCTTAATTCATGGAAAAATCACATGAACTGGTTTTAGAAATTTATAAAATCACAAAAACTTTCCCAAAAGAAGAATTATTCGGACTTACCTCACAAATTAGAAGAGCCGCGGTCTCCATAACTTCAAATATTGCTGAAGGGTTTAGTCGAAATTCCTATAAAGATAAATTAAAATTTTATTATATCTCACAAGGGTCTTTAACTGAATTACAAAATCAGCTATTGATTGCGAAAGACGTTGAATATATAATAAGTGTTGTCTTTAAATCTTTAGCTGACAAAACAGTAGTATCACATAAGTTAATAAATGGGTTAATAAAAAAATCAAAAGAAATTTATGATTCATAATTCATGATTCATGATTCATCGTAGTATATGAAAAAAAAATTACCAACAGTAGTTGTTTTTGGTAGAACGAATGTAGGGAAATCAACTCTTTTCAATAAAATAACCGGAAAGAGCATGGCCTTAATAGC
This Patescibacteria group bacterium DNA region includes the following protein-coding sequences:
- the pheT gene encoding phenylalanine--tRNA ligase subunit beta; the protein is MNLSLNWLKEFVEIPKNIKASDLRTSLTMHTVEVEEIREESEKFNNLVVGKVLEVKKHPNADRLQVALVDNGSEKLNIVCGAPNIAPGQRVPVALVGSILPNGLEIKEADVRGEISKGMLCAPDELGVGGDHSGILILDKNAKVGKPLAEHFKMEDTIIEVDNKSLSNRPDLWGHIGMAREISAIHDLKFLPAGRHGKNYQYNPDKLSCADCDKLSIKVEDHKDCSRYMAISMKGIKIVDSPKWMQDRLLAVGMRPINNIVDITNYIMLEIGQPMHAFDRNLVDKIVVRKAKKGETMDTLDGEARELDEDMIVIADSKKPLALAGVMGGANSEISNETQEIIFESANFDFVSVRKTSNKLSLRTDSSSRFEKGLDPNMCEKALVRAVELVTEIIPGAEISSQLSDEKKFELNLGPIEIEIDWFAKILGVKIEKKKILASLASLGFIVEDMDKKINVTIPTWRATKDISTKEDVAEEVARIFGYDNIPSLMPSLLMEAPELNNELSLIRRIRETLKGLSLSEVYNYSFVDEAQLKKMGVDSSQYFKLANPLTANQTLLRQKLSTNLILNVKTNQARFEDFAIFEIGNVFLSHAGSFGKDKKSDEKLPYQENRLGMLFASDKEDGLFRKAKGSIEALFASLGLKLAFCEADSQSNWAQKTNSSDVYLAGQRGTKTDIFLGTISMMDGKISRSLGIKKQFVIAEFFMSEILKTSVEREEKTYKPIPKYPALLRDLAFVVNKKISYSDIVSSIYKHSEYIESIELFDVYVGENIGGDNKNIAFRVRYQADKTLTNEEVDDIQKELLNKMGEKFEAVIRDY
- a CDS encoding four helix bundle protein, whose translation is MEKSHELVLEIYKITKTFPKEELFGLTSQIRRAAVSITSNIAEGFSRNSYKDKLKFYYISQGSLTELQNQLLIAKDVEYIISVVFKSLADKTVVSHKLINGLIKKSKEIYDS